From Streptomyces yatensis, one genomic window encodes:
- a CDS encoding chorismate-binding protein, producing the protein MHDLPPLARFGGLLATDLRDVTSDPSALDTQGFWAVVADFEGRLVCARFGDVRTEPVPPPAPGGWYGPAAGEWTSSLDRAAYTAGVRDIRRRIAAGEVYQANLCRVLTAPLPDPAGADVDALTALLALGNPAPYAGTVRLPGHGVEVATASPELFLRRTGRTVESGPIKGTGRGPEDLLEKDHAENVMIVDLVRNDLGRVCATGSVTVPALCAVEPHPGLVHLVSTVRGELAPGAGWPELLAAAFPPGSVTGAPKSSALRVIEELETAPRGPYCGGIGWVDADRGTGELAVGIRTFWIDRGPAGAVLRFGTGAGITWGSDPESEWDETELKAARLLAVASGVQQPTGRATR; encoded by the coding sequence GTGCACGATCTGCCCCCGCTCGCCCGCTTCGGCGGGCTGCTCGCCACCGATCTACGCGATGTGACCAGCGACCCGTCGGCCCTGGACACCCAGGGTTTCTGGGCCGTTGTCGCGGACTTCGAGGGCCGTCTGGTCTGTGCACGCTTCGGGGACGTACGGACCGAGCCCGTGCCGCCCCCCGCGCCCGGCGGCTGGTACGGCCCCGCGGCCGGGGAGTGGACCTCGTCCCTGGACCGGGCCGCCTACACCGCCGGGGTGCGCGACATCCGGCGGCGCATCGCGGCCGGCGAGGTCTACCAGGCCAATCTCTGCCGGGTGCTGACCGCGCCGCTGCCCGATCCGGCCGGGGCCGATGTGGACGCGCTGACCGCGCTGCTGGCCCTGGGCAACCCCGCCCCGTACGCGGGCACCGTGAGGCTGCCCGGCCACGGGGTGGAGGTCGCCACGGCCTCGCCCGAACTGTTCCTGAGGCGTACCGGGCGCACCGTGGAGTCCGGCCCCATCAAGGGCACCGGCCGCGGCCCCGAAGACCTGCTGGAGAAGGACCACGCCGAGAACGTGATGATCGTGGACCTGGTCCGCAACGACCTGGGCCGGGTCTGCGCCACCGGCTCGGTGACCGTCCCGGCCCTCTGTGCCGTCGAACCGCATCCGGGGCTGGTCCACCTCGTCTCCACGGTGCGGGGCGAACTCGCCCCCGGCGCCGGGTGGCCGGAACTGCTCGCGGCCGCCTTCCCGCCCGGATCGGTCACCGGCGCGCCCAAGTCCAGCGCGCTGCGCGTCATCGAGGAGCTGGAGACCGCGCCCCGCGGCCCGTACTGCGGCGGCATCGGCTGGGTCGACGCCGACCGCGGCACCGGTGAGCTGGCGGTCGGGATACGCACCTTCTGGATCGACCGCGGCCCGGCCGGGGCCGTGCTGCGGTTCGGCACCGGGGCGGGCATCACCTGGGGCTCCGACCCGGAGAGCGAATGGGACGAAACCGAACTCAAGGCCGCCCGGCTGCTCGCGGTAGCGTCGGGCGTACAGCAGCCGACGGGAAGGGCGACGCGATGA
- a CDS encoding zf-TFIIB domain-containing protein, translating into MQCPKCHAPMHTYNRNGVQIEQCSGCRGIFLDYGELEALTRLETQWTQQMPPAAPGPQGYPAAPAPAWGAPQHGHHGGHHGHHKRGFGHMLFSS; encoded by the coding sequence ATGCAGTGTCCCAAGTGCCATGCGCCGATGCACACGTACAACCGCAATGGCGTGCAGATAGAGCAGTGCAGCGGCTGCCGGGGGATCTTCCTGGACTACGGGGAGCTGGAGGCGCTGACCCGCCTTGAGACGCAGTGGACCCAGCAGATGCCGCCCGCCGCCCCCGGCCCGCAGGGGTACCCGGCCGCGCCCGCGCCCGCGTGGGGCGCGCCGCAGCACGGGCACCACGGTGGTCACCACGGCCACCACAAGCGGGGCTTCGGACACATGCTCTTCTCGTCCTGA
- a CDS encoding phosphotransferase yields the protein MSQTAAQLVAALRRGRRDATAEVTVLADRPDATVVRCGHVVAKAHPPGTDPAELAVRLGVAAHPRCAGILLPPVDDGLAALPDGRRVTLWPYGEPVAPDAPDAAPWVEAGNLLARLHAVPVAELPGPLPAMRGPVKAARAIARLRAAALPDSAAIRAVLHAWAGLPDWARGVDRMDDRTDRVDPNRTGSRDRGDRTDSRDRGGRTDRRDLPERRERADRQEANRLCHGDLHLGQLIRHRATDWRLIDIDDLGLGDPAWDLARPAAWYAAGLLAPEDWDRFLGAYRAAGGSAAGQGDPWPRLDVPARALTVQTAALALAKAAAAGRALDEAEEAMVEAAVRIARYMEAVG from the coding sequence GTGAGCCAAACCGCGGCGCAGCTCGTCGCCGCCCTTCGCCGGGGCCGCCGTGACGCCACCGCCGAGGTGACCGTCCTGGCCGACCGGCCCGACGCCACCGTCGTGCGGTGCGGCCATGTCGTCGCCAAGGCACATCCGCCCGGCACGGACCCGGCCGAGCTGGCCGTCCGGCTCGGGGTCGCGGCCCACCCTCGGTGCGCGGGGATACTGCTGCCGCCGGTCGACGACGGCTTGGCCGCACTGCCCGACGGCCGGCGGGTCACCCTCTGGCCGTACGGCGAACCCGTGGCGCCCGACGCGCCGGATGCCGCCCCGTGGGTCGAGGCGGGGAACCTGCTGGCCCGGCTGCACGCCGTGCCGGTGGCCGAACTGCCCGGCCCCCTCCCGGCGATGCGCGGCCCGGTCAAGGCGGCCCGCGCCATCGCCCGGCTGCGCGCGGCGGCACTCCCCGACAGCGCGGCGATCCGGGCCGTGTTGCACGCCTGGGCCGGTCTGCCGGACTGGGCGCGGGGCGTGGACCGCATGGACGACCGTACGGACCGCGTGGACCCGAACCGCACGGGCAGCCGGGACCGCGGGGACCGCACGGACAGCCGGGACCGCGGGGGCCGCACGGACCGCCGGGACCTCCCGGAGCGCCGAGAGCGCGCGGACCGGCAAGAAGCCAACAGGCTCTGCCACGGCGATCTCCACCTCGGTCAGCTCATCCGCCACCGCGCCACCGACTGGCGGCTCATCGACATCGACGACCTCGGCCTCGGCGACCCGGCCTGGGACCTCGCGCGGCCCGCCGCCTGGTACGCCGCCGGGCTGCTCGCCCCCGAGGACTGGGACCGGTTTCTGGGGGCGTACCGGGCGGCGGGCGGTTCCGCCGCGGGGCAGGGCGACCCGTGGCCGCGGCTGGACGTGCCCGCCCGCGCCCTCACCGTGCAGACCGCCGCGCTCGCGCTCGCCAAAGCGGCGGCCGCCGGACGGGCGTTGGACGAGGCCGAGGAGGCGATGGTGGAGGCGGCTGTCCGCATCGCCCGGTACATGGAGGCCGTAGGGTGA
- a CDS encoding winged helix-turn-helix transcriptional regulator, which translates to MVARTRFDAEPCPVARSIDAIGDWWSLLIVRDAFDGSRRFGQFQRSLGIAKNILTSRLRTLEQTGVMTTVPAADGSRYQEYVLTEKGRALFPVIVALRQWGEAHCFGPGEEHSRLLDRRNGHPLSPLEIRSSDGRPVGPDETLVEKLGGADGTG; encoded by the coding sequence ATGGTCGCCCGCACGCGATTCGACGCCGAACCGTGTCCCGTTGCCCGGTCGATCGACGCCATCGGCGACTGGTGGTCCCTGCTGATCGTGCGCGACGCGTTCGACGGCAGTCGCCGCTTCGGCCAGTTCCAGCGAAGCCTGGGCATCGCCAAGAACATCCTCACCAGCCGGCTGCGCACGCTGGAGCAGACCGGAGTGATGACCACCGTGCCCGCCGCCGACGGCAGCCGCTACCAGGAATACGTGCTCACGGAGAAGGGCCGCGCGCTCTTCCCCGTCATCGTGGCGCTGCGCCAGTGGGGCGAGGCGCACTGCTTCGGCCCGGGGGAGGAGCATTCGCGACTCCTCGACCGCCGGAACGGGCACCCCCTGAGCCCGCTGGAGATCCGCTCCAGCGACGGGCGCCCCGTCGGCCCGGACGAGACCCTCGTCGAAAAGCTCGGCGGTGCGGACGGCACGGGCTGA
- a CDS encoding MFS transporter: MPSDCSTAEGRTAVNTALAPPGPPPARLILLFAVACGSAVANVYFAQPLLVTLGEQFALGPGLLGAIVAITQLGYAAGLFLLVPLGDLVDRRRLITLQLGLLAAALLLAGLAPGTAALLTALAAVGALAVVAQTMVAAAAHLTAPAFRGRVVGAVTSGVITGILLARTVAGVVADLAGWRAVYLLSAVLTATLAVLLRLALPTDRPPTVTMPYRRLLASTVALFARHPLLRVRGMLALLVFAAFSTLWSSVVQPLSSPPWSLTHTAIGAFGLAGAAGAAAAGAAGRWNDRGLAQRTTGTALVLLAVSWLPLALARQSLWALAIGAILLDFAVQAVHVTNQSLIYAAQPDAGSRIIGGYMVFYSAGSALGAIGSSAAYAAAGWPAVSALGAAFSCAALLLWATTRRLGRAA; the protein is encoded by the coding sequence ATGCCGAGCGACTGCTCGACGGCCGAGGGCCGGACGGCCGTGAACACCGCACTCGCTCCACCCGGGCCGCCGCCCGCGCGCCTGATCCTGCTCTTCGCCGTTGCCTGCGGCAGCGCGGTGGCCAACGTCTACTTCGCCCAGCCCCTGCTGGTCACGCTCGGCGAGCAGTTCGCCCTCGGCCCCGGCCTGCTCGGCGCCATCGTCGCAATCACCCAACTCGGCTACGCCGCGGGTCTGTTCCTGCTCGTCCCGCTCGGCGACCTCGTCGACCGGCGCAGGCTGATCACGCTCCAGCTCGGCCTGCTCGCCGCCGCGCTGCTGCTCGCGGGTCTGGCACCTGGGACCGCCGCGCTCCTCACCGCCCTCGCGGCGGTCGGTGCGCTCGCCGTCGTCGCCCAGACCATGGTCGCCGCAGCGGCCCACCTCACCGCTCCCGCCTTTCGGGGGCGGGTCGTCGGAGCGGTCACCAGCGGGGTGATCACCGGCATTCTGCTGGCCCGCACGGTGGCAGGCGTCGTGGCCGACCTGGCCGGATGGCGCGCCGTCTACCTCCTCTCGGCCGTGCTGACCGCGACGCTCGCCGTGCTCCTGCGCCTGGCCCTGCCGACCGACCGGCCGCCGACGGTCACCATGCCGTACCGGCGTCTGCTGGCATCGACCGTCGCCCTGTTCGCCCGCCACCCCCTGCTCCGGGTCCGCGGCATGCTGGCGCTGCTGGTCTTCGCGGCCTTCAGCACGCTGTGGAGCAGCGTCGTCCAGCCGCTCAGCAGTCCGCCCTGGTCGCTGACGCACACCGCGATCGGCGCATTCGGGCTCGCCGGAGCGGCCGGAGCCGCGGCCGCGGGAGCCGCCGGCCGATGGAACGACCGCGGCCTCGCCCAGCGGACCACGGGTACCGCACTGGTCCTGCTCGCCGTGTCATGGCTCCCCCTGGCCCTCGCCCGGCAGTCACTCTGGGCCCTGGCCATCGGCGCGATCCTCCTGGACTTCGCCGTCCAGGCCGTGCACGTCACCAACCAGTCCCTCATCTACGCCGCCCAACCTGACGCGGGAAGCAGAATCATCGGCGGCTACATGGTCTTCTACTCGGCCGGCAGCGCCCTCGGCGCCATCGGCTCCTCCGCGGCGTACGCGGCGGCCGGGTGGCCGGCGGTGTCCGCCCTGGGAGCGGCATTCAGCTGCGCAGCCCTGCTGCTGTGGGCGACGACCCGGCGCCTGGGCCGAGCGGCGTGA
- a CDS encoding helix-turn-helix domain-containing protein, whose protein sequence is MLEEAEEIGRRARRARLRLGMPQADLAAALGKSQGWVSKMERGLIELDRVGLLNLLAAELHVHPNDLIGRPYNSSPEENQWQVAASSVLRELRRYDLAPLFDGTPRPAGQLWQETTRLHRLRDAAANVAIMQVLPDLFREARALAEVSTGHEREEAFAIYAVCCKFAHTAAHALGHPELVAMACERAAWSARLSGDSVMPAMADWMRVWDMWATADWADAVALSDKALQSVQQGYDQGEPLAIRAWGSLQLRAAVSAARGGRRAEAEDRIAHARDAADRLGEYSGPPVYDRHSLTFSPGNVQIHAISVALEMREQRRALAINRKTGSELVAGLPNSRQGHHHMDLARAWLWDGNRDKALKELEQAERIAPQLIRNHPIARSTLRSLVYAERATTREKLRRMSDRFHLDG, encoded by the coding sequence ATGTTGGAAGAAGCCGAGGAGATCGGCCGTCGCGCACGTCGCGCACGGCTCCGTCTCGGGATGCCCCAGGCCGACCTCGCCGCCGCCCTCGGGAAGTCTCAAGGGTGGGTGTCGAAGATGGAACGCGGCCTCATCGAACTTGACCGGGTCGGCCTGCTCAATCTGCTCGCCGCCGAGCTCCATGTGCACCCGAACGACCTGATCGGCCGTCCGTACAACAGCTCGCCAGAAGAGAATCAATGGCAGGTCGCCGCGTCATCCGTCCTGCGCGAGCTGCGCCGGTACGACCTCGCCCCCCTTTTCGACGGCACCCCGCGGCCTGCTGGTCAGCTCTGGCAGGAGACCACCCGACTGCACCGCCTACGTGACGCAGCGGCGAACGTGGCGATCATGCAGGTGCTTCCCGACCTGTTCCGTGAAGCTCGCGCCCTCGCCGAGGTGTCCACCGGCCATGAGCGCGAGGAAGCGTTCGCGATCTACGCCGTGTGCTGCAAGTTCGCGCACACCGCCGCACACGCCCTCGGCCACCCCGAATTGGTCGCCATGGCCTGCGAACGAGCCGCATGGTCGGCCCGGCTGTCCGGCGACTCCGTCATGCCGGCCATGGCCGACTGGATGCGGGTATGGGACATGTGGGCAACCGCAGATTGGGCGGACGCCGTCGCCCTCTCGGACAAGGCGCTACAAAGCGTGCAGCAGGGGTACGACCAGGGCGAACCGCTGGCCATCCGCGCATGGGGATCGCTGCAACTGCGCGCGGCGGTCTCGGCAGCACGGGGTGGACGCCGAGCAGAGGCCGAGGACCGCATCGCGCACGCCAGGGACGCCGCGGACCGATTGGGCGAATACTCCGGTCCCCCGGTGTACGACCGGCATTCGCTCACGTTCTCGCCGGGCAACGTGCAGATTCACGCCATCAGCGTTGCGCTTGAGATGCGCGAGCAGCGAAGGGCTCTGGCCATAAACCGGAAGACCGGTTCGGAACTTGTCGCCGGGCTCCCCAACTCCCGCCAGGGACACCACCACATGGACCTCGCCCGCGCGTGGCTTTGGGATGGCAACCGGGACAAGGCGTTGAAGGAACTGGAGCAGGCCGAACGCATCGCGCCCCAGCTCATCCGCAACCACCCCATTGCGCGGTCAACTCTGCGCAGCCTCGTCTACGCCGAACGAGCGACCACCCGCGAGAAGCTGCGCCGCATGTCAGACCGCTTTCACCTCGACGGATGA
- a CDS encoding radical SAM protein — MSTSVISGIQSIELEITGTCQLRCTHCCTNSGPQAPAGRMTREDWSRVIADVAELGIPMVQFIGGEPTLSPHLPQFIDEALDAGLGVEVYSNLTHVRPSLWGSFSRQGVCLATSYYSDDRAQHEEITRTRGSLDRTRANIAEAVRRGIPLRAGIVEVIEGQRVEQAKAELHRLGIKEIQIDRMRRIGRAAEPDASTPTAARAVRTLLSAPRVRLPRRGRVRLHPQSLHGRRQRPRTASRRDPAQRPMGRDDGGRAGAARRRLYPGRFERLRPRPYARLQPKAFRARPVALPWSPRVNWTTCAAALADVSTHRHSRWAPAVAATPRHLFIPRWWTRAADGWELRDGPTDTDRWFEAAYRDTSLVTRVGPLHADHATAADRPHGRPTSSATLPSLVVGMFQHARIDDGDRLLDVGTGSGYGAALAARRLSDEQVTSVDVDPYLTEVARKRMSETGAAPTLDTIDATGDLPYEPASFDRIVATVSVRTIPASWLRALCPGGRLVTTIAGTSLLVTAEKDEDGGATGRVEWDRAGFMHARHGDDYPPGAAVRLAKAAELDGDEVTRGPYPVVDVANAWDLASMLEVEAPGIEHEYREDGEQRVALMAHADGSWARATATGNERPTVHQGGPRRLWDALDKVRDYWLSNGELPVRGARVDITPDGRTFLGRGKWSAELR; from the coding sequence ATGAGCACATCTGTCATTTCCGGTATCCAGTCGATTGAGCTGGAGATCACCGGCACGTGCCAACTCCGGTGTACCCACTGCTGCACCAACAGCGGTCCGCAGGCACCCGCCGGGCGCATGACCCGCGAGGACTGGTCGCGCGTCATCGCGGACGTGGCCGAGCTGGGCATCCCCATGGTGCAGTTCATCGGCGGCGAGCCGACCCTCTCGCCGCACCTCCCGCAGTTCATCGATGAGGCGCTCGACGCCGGCCTCGGTGTCGAGGTGTATTCGAACCTCACCCACGTACGGCCGTCGCTATGGGGCTCCTTCAGCCGCCAGGGCGTCTGCCTCGCCACGTCCTACTACAGCGACGACCGGGCCCAGCACGAGGAGATCACCCGCACGCGCGGAAGCCTCGACCGCACCAGGGCGAACATCGCCGAAGCGGTCCGCCGCGGTATCCCTCTGCGCGCCGGCATCGTGGAAGTGATCGAGGGGCAGCGCGTCGAGCAGGCCAAAGCAGAGCTGCACCGGCTCGGGATCAAGGAAATCCAGATCGACCGCATGCGCAGGATCGGCCGTGCGGCCGAGCCGGACGCGAGTACGCCGACCGCCGCCCGAGCTGTGCGGACACTGCTTTCGGCACCGCGTGTCCGTCTCCCCCGACGGGGCCGTGTCCGGCTGCATCCTCAGTCGCTTCATGGTCGCCGGCAACGTCCGCGAACAGCGTCTCGCCGAGATCCTGCACAGCGACCGATGGGGCGAGATGATGGCGGCCGTGCCGGAGCCGCGCGCCGGCGCCTGTACCCCGGACGATTCGAACGACTGCGACCCCGCCCGTACGCCCGCCTGCAACCCAAAGCATTTCGCGCCCGCCCCGTCGCCCTCCCTTGGAGTCCACGCGTGAACTGGACCACTTGCGCCGCCGCTCTGGCCGACGTCTCAACTCACCGGCACTCCCGATGGGCGCCGGCCGTCGCCGCCACGCCACGGCACCTGTTCATCCCCCGATGGTGGACGCGCGCTGCCGATGGCTGGGAGCTGCGTGACGGTCCCACCGATACGGACCGCTGGTTTGAAGCGGCATACCGCGACACCTCGCTCGTGACCCGTGTCGGCCCCTTACACGCCGATCACGCCACGGCGGCCGACCGGCCGCACGGTCGGCCGACGTCCTCGGCCACCCTGCCGAGCCTGGTCGTGGGCATGTTCCAGCATGCCCGCATCGATGACGGCGACCGCTTGCTCGACGTGGGCACGGGAAGTGGGTACGGGGCCGCCCTCGCCGCTCGCAGACTGAGCGACGAGCAGGTGACGAGCGTCGACGTCGACCCCTACCTGACCGAGGTCGCCCGCAAGCGGATGAGCGAGACAGGCGCCGCTCCCACGCTCGACACGATCGACGCGACCGGGGACCTGCCGTACGAGCCCGCGAGCTTTGACCGGATCGTCGCCACGGTGTCCGTACGCACGATTCCCGCAAGCTGGCTCCGGGCGCTCTGCCCCGGCGGTCGGCTGGTGACCACGATCGCCGGTACCTCCCTCCTCGTGACGGCCGAGAAGGACGAGGACGGGGGTGCGACCGGGCGCGTCGAGTGGGACCGGGCAGGGTTCATGCACGCTCGCCACGGCGACGACTACCCGCCCGGTGCGGCCGTTCGCCTCGCCAAGGCCGCGGAGCTGGACGGAGATGAAGTGACTCGCGGTCCGTATCCCGTCGTCGACGTGGCGAACGCGTGGGACCTCGCTTCCATGCTCGAGGTCGAGGCGCCCGGTATCGAGCACGAGTACCGGGAGGACGGTGAGCAGCGTGTCGCGCTCATGGCACATGCCGACGGATCGTGGGCCCGGGCGACGGCGACCGGGAACGAGCGGCCCACCGTGCACCAGGGCGGCCCCCGCCGACTGTGGGATGCCCTCGACAAGGTCCGCGACTACTGGCTCAGCAACGGCGAGCTACCGGTACGAGGGGCCCGCGTGGACATCACACCCGACGGTCGTACGTTCCTCGGCCGCGGAAAGTGGTCTGCTGAGCTGAGGTGA